The segment cttataaaaataattctattctgATATTACTATACAGATGCAACTCGAATCCTTTtcgcgtatacatatatatataattctctatataatacaaagaagaagatgataaaGCTATAtacttgttttctttttcatttcaatGTGGTATCATAAACACAGCAGAGTTTACGcttgttaattataacatcGTTACAGCTGTTACGAGCAATcttctattttctatttacttTTAGTGTATCTACTATGTCGTAATAGAAATTGGTTCTAGATCGTCGTTAATAATACCCGACTTATATCTTCTGTAATAGTGAGACGCAACGCATTTGACCCGATCGAGACTCTTATGATTGTCGCCAAATAGGTTCACATCggaattttgcaataaattatctgGGTTGAATTCGATTTTTTCAAACTGCACTACGTCCTCCTCTTCCGCTAATATCGGATGCGTCATGAAACACCCGACGAGCCCTCCGTAAAACGCGTAAGTTTGCAGCTCCGCCTCCAACCATTCCCTATTGAGCTCTGACAAAATCTTCTCGTCTACGTTTAATCGATCAAGTTCTTTGAGAAATTCGGTGTGATAAATCTTAATGAGGCTTTCGTAGCTTTTCTCGATCAACGACGATTGCGCGCTGCTGTATATCAAGTGATGAACGTCGATGAGCGCTGAGGTATGTCTGCATATCTGGTAATCCACCATTTTTAGATCGATTATCTTGCCGTCGTTATCGTGTAAAAACAGCAAGTTATTAATCCACATATCGCCATGGGAAATTGTATGATACTTCTGCTTCGGCGCATTGAACATTCGATACAGTATGTCGTAAGCTTTGTCAACTAAGCTGACAATGTGATCTGTGACCATTTGCAACTCCTGCGTTCGTGGTTCTATTGCTTTTAAACATTTCACCGTCGAGTTTATACACATTTCGGTACAAGATCTCATTGACGATGTCGCGGAATCATTAATGTAAACTACCTCTTCTAAAGACTCGGTTAATTCATCAAACAACTGCGGATCCTTAATCTTCACCGCTAGAGCCGACGAGTGTAATTTGGCAAGTttctaaagagaaaatataaaaaatatatacgcatatctttaaatatcggTTATTTTGCTCGTAACACGAGTGGATCTTTCTACAATTACCGTATTATTGATAGATTCTTTGACGAGAAGTGAAATCGATTCTAGTGAAATAATGGgtgaattgaataataaaaaatgatattgaataacatttgatgaaaattaaaaattaaaaattttttacaacagttataaataaataaatactgatGATATAAATGTACGTACAATAGTAATAGtagtatatgttataatagtataatagtatatagtgtgtgtaaaataataaagcattttttaattaattttcaagttacattatttaaaaacattttagaacatttgaaaaacattttttttaatgtttctaaaataaaattataattaataaatgaatttaataaatcataaaaaacttAATCTTACATTAGTTAAAGAATgtataatttctcaatatcATTGTGTGATTATTAAGGATACAAAGAACAAAGTTAACatttatcttgatataatctttatcttgatttatgattatttccccctcccccccctcccAATGTACAAAAAACTGACAACtagatatcattaattatcttaatctGTTATACTAGGcaacttttaaaaatcattttactgGATCTCACAATTGTACCGGTATAATCAAGAAAGGTAAACCTTTAGTCTttctatacattatatacatattactattatgtcatttttataGCTCTTACTCATTTTACGTTTCTTGtttaacatacatacatacatacataatatttaataatccttaaagtttgaatatataatattataatatacttttagaatattttatttatatacgttgCACAAATGATTTGCAAATTTTCCAAGAACacgctataatttataatctaatcatctatattttattgtctCATATCTCTGCTGTAGCAAATCACAGGATAAGATAAGCGATTATTCCTGAGTAACTAATTGAAAGACGTACCTTCAAGACAAAAACAGTGTGATCCAAGTCCAGAAAGTTGCGTCTCTCGCAAGTGACGTATCCCTTCTCCGCTAAATCATCCATTATTGTAGTCTCTTTGTCGGCATATATACATGGAGGACCAAAAGGCCCAAGTACGGGCAGTATTTTTTGATAGACGTGTGCTTCCATACGGAATAGATTGTGGAGGTCCAGTAAGCCAGAGATCGCTCGTCCTTGAACGGCACTTTTCGTCATAATATTCTTGATATACACTGtgcataaatacaaaaaaggaTTCAAGAAAACATGTCCACAAAATGTGCAACTTTGCATAGACGCCGACTTCGGGAGGGTAGAACACTTTTTGCCCggcgaataattttattaaggtGGCAGTGTTCCCCccaataattttgatctttcctttaattattgtttaacaaataataattaaaataatttctaattatgacaataaaaattgatctttaTTTACACGCAACTTTTCACTAGcctaatgtatattttctttcttgcttTTTGTTCTCCCAAGTACtgtaaagattatataaaaaagtaatcatTTCAAATGTTGTTTGCCTCTTTCCCCTCCTCAATATGTTTCCCAAGTCGGCGCCTGTGCatctatgtatgtacaatacatGCATACATTGTATTTATGCGTAGCTGTTTTCCGCACGAGTATAATAGAACGATATTATATCATCtttaaattgaaacaaaatgtCAAGAatcaatataagaatttacaacgttattaataaagagagagaatttagtctctaaaataaaaaaaaaattaaatatttatcgttgCAATCATATACCCAGTGAGTTACTACTAACTAAAAGTtgccatttaaaataatgtccCGTTTAAAGTGAAAACTTATAAAGTAaagattgtaatattattacatgcaCGATGACTATATTCGAACATCGCGTATATATCCTTGCATTAATGATGCTGCAATAATGAAATAACGTCATTCTTTTATTGGGACTTATATGATTGCCAAGTTATGTAACTGAGAATTATATTCCGTCACGGTGAATCGAGCTTTATCGCCGGTTTTACagaacatttttcatttcttctttgtatatttaacgttaaaaaataataataacgatacTAACGACTTCCGTTCCCGCGTGTACCGACGAGTTTTGTTTTGATTATCACCGACGTATAATTGTCGCCAGGTTTCGACCCCGGCTTGTCCACGGCCTCCAGAATTACCAATTTGTCATCGTTCTCGTACTTTCTCAGATAAGCTTGTAATTGCTTTACCTTGTCTGCAAAATTAAGCATGTCAAATTGATGTAATGGCTGCAAAATATGACTAGAACAAGTTCGCGTTAGAATGAATACGTCACATTTAATCTCATGTGATCAACtgacattattatttcatggTCGCGACCGGGATAGATAAATTGACTTGACTCTATCTACGCATACAAAGTAGACGAAATAAACTATAATCGCACGTATAAGCGTTGATGGTGACATGTTTATTAAGAACGAATGGACGATAAAATTGATGTCCATAACTATGCAATATTTCTGTCATAtaatcagaaaaattattaataaacaagcAAAAACGATCCAATTCTGGCATACTTTGTcatttataactattttattattatatatatttcattaacattttgatattataatataattttcaattagttttcaataatatttacttcaatttaattaatatgagacttaattatggaaatatttaatgttcaaagcctaaagtatttttaaatattttgcattctgtttttgacaaattgtctcaaaattaattttatgcggATTGTAACTTCGTCAAAAGTTCCTCGACAGGAAATGTTCTTAATTCAAGGACGTTTTACGTAACTGTTTGCAAATgacaaatacaaatttactCTCGCTGCGGATGTGAACAATTCTATAATGCCTGGCATTTATCAGATTCCAAAGATCGCAAGccaacatataaattatatccacGCCAGTAGATAATATTGACGCTAACGTAACggattaatttatctatttatattatagcaaTCATTATCATAAGCAATATGAAACTGTCAGATATTGCGCACAATAAGAGATTctaatgaaaaacattattaagcTCACATTTGcagcattaaattaatattgcgtTATTTTTTGTGCTGCAAAAAAAGACATGTACAAAGTATCTCAGAATGACTTGGTTTTGTTGGCAAATTATGCCAGTATATTgtgaataaagatataaaaaaatggcgTAAACATGAATGTTTCACTAAAagtaataactaaaatatagaatataataaaaatgctaaaatGTACAgacttaattatacaatttatatgatACAACACAAGAATAAatcaacaatatttatttaatttgcttGCAGTTATTTAATACTTGAAATTAGTGAAAATGATGAGTGTCAATGAGttattaagtttaaatttcattCATCTTGTTCTTATCATTCATGGTTAGTAATCAatctatacttatatatattcattatcatACAAACTTCGAACATGTTACTTTCAGCGATCTAAACAAATACAATTCGcacaaacatattattaaataaacatggTCGATCTTCTCTTACGCTGTAccgtattaataataaaaacgagtctgttattattttcactatactttatacttttgttataactttttataacaaagCATTTACaggatttataatattatatttatataacttgatttagttttatttcttGAGAATATACTGACATTTGGCCAAAAATACTGCGCATCCTGTATACAAAATGTTCTCTATTCTTTAgcagttaatattttttttaatttttttaaatgactttaattttttcaggatggaaagaaatgtaaaccataaatatatcaattttgattACATTTGCACAAAAGATATCATCTTAAAGACAGCGCTTCAGATCAAAAAGTACACAATGAATTTTCTCAATCTTTCGAAACTTTCTTAGATTCCTATGTACATACAAGCGAATGtaccttaatttttttcgtttaatgCACCTGTTAACGGAGCATAGTAACATCacttcatatatgtataatatcgcTGAAATAATCGCTgacttataaaatttctgcAAACGTCTTCATTTGAACGAACGTTTATCTGTCGTGAACgcttttaattcaaatactatagcaaaaaagttaaatttatttaatttgatattactCTCGTCAACTGTTTTATGATACTATCGATACGAATTGAAATACTATcgaaatgatattatatagcaaaaaaatcacatttaaGCACATTGTAATACAAacttatattatgttattttaatctgCAAAAATCTgctaatttctaaattatagatataataaagatatataatttgttcaactatatataaatcgatacTTATAAACGCTTGAAACGTATGTATTTAAGACTTTTAAAACACTCATTGTCTACGTTCTGATCGTCGCAATTAAactcatattttaaattgtcagaaataataaatatagaaaaatataacattttattagtttttatgtatactattgttcgaattaaataaataaaaaatatcaaatatttttctcttgctCGAATCTttattgaaagataaaataatagccacaaagtagaaaaatgacaataagtataagaataaaattatatatgataaagtaaaataatatggtaaagaaaagatatatatatatatatatatatatattgttatcgTAATGAATTCTTGCTGTGTCACTTTATTTGTGCTATCATCTAGTCTTTTTCCTtaagatatgtatatcttacaagaaaaaattagatgataaaacaaataaaatgacaCAGCAAGAATTCATTACACtgcaataatttatcacaATAACCATGTATTATATGTCATTCTACTACAGATTACAAATAAActacaattttgttatttaaaattttaaatacataaatcttaAACATTTTAGTTGTCACACAATCATTAAACCTGATTATCGGAATTGCAAACTACACTCTCTTTTAAAAGCTatcatagataaataaataataaataaagataaattgatattatatatttttgttaaataatatagcaaattgtatatttaaaaactataacaataatagtaatacataaaaattaataaaatgtatatttatttgtgcgactactaaaatgtttaaacgttatatatcttttaatgttatatatatataggttatattattaagataacaaattatttccaaataaatatattccttttgtattttatttcaaaaataaattagtataaaaaaacagtgcataataaaaataagaaacagcaacgaaagttatttatttaacattaaaacttGGCAGAGAATAATCgcaatgattaaaaaaaataatttttattatatttctctcgtaTAATAGAGACAAAGAATTGTTTATTTTGCTCGACAGAAATCTTAATCGAAGATTTTACGTACCTTCGGTACAACGGTTGATCGATCCGTCAATCTCCATCGTTGTGTATCACTTCACTGTTCACGATCGTTTAGGCGTCTTCGCTTATTGTACGACTCGTGAACGCGCGGTTGCACGACATACGTTCATTACAGAAGAACGGATCAACGCGCAGTGCGAGACGCCCCTCTGCATGTGTCGTTTTACTCCGAACGTGTGAAAGTGACGTAATATTGCATACGCTGGTTACACATGATTATGTAACCAATCGAGTACCAGCTcagtttatcttttataaaaagtggCGACATTGATCCTCGTGATAAGTCTTTTTGCTTagcttccctctctctttctctatattGCTTGTTATAAACGATTTATCATTGACTTTTTGAGATTAAGTGATAAAGCAAAGTACAGTAAAGTGGCAAatttacaaagagaaaaatccatcatctttttatatggaaaaaaaagacgAGCTTGATATCGTATTatgtaaatgtacatataaccGGGTATCCCAGACTTACCGAATCATCTGATAATGGTGGATTCCTGAGGTCATTTAGAGACGAAAATCCTAATAtcaaaatgtcgaggctacaatagttttcaaatggtGAGAGTTTAAAGTTGACCAATTAACATGACAAAACTTTGCGCGCTCAGGCACGTCGCATATTAAAAGTGCCAccgcactaaatttaattatcgacattgaaatattgataaattatgtatttaagttattgttatgtagtaatttattgttattaaaataattttataaatttatctccttcatgtgcggttaataaatttcagtATTAGAATATCTCCGCAATGACAGAAAATCCTCGTAATTCCGCGCGCAACATCgacattgaatttaattgggtGTCTTATTGGCTACGAGGATTTTCTGTCATTGCGGAGATATTCTAATaccgaaatttattaaccgcacatgaaggagataaatttataaaattattttaataacaataaattactacaCAACAATAacttaatgataaattaaatacataatttatcaatatttcaatgtagataattaaatttagtgcggTGACACTTTTAATATGCGACGTGCCTGAGCGCGCAAAGTTTTGTCATGCTAATTGGTCAACTTTAAACTCTTATTTGAAACtccatttgaaaactattgtagcctcgacattttggtATTAAGATTTTCGTCTCTAAATGACTTCAGGAATCCACCATTATCAGATGATTCGGTaagtctgggacaccctgtatattgtaatttaatttaatttttttttctcattaaaaacCCACTTCAAAAATCagtaatttaatcaaatctgAATGAAGAGAAATATGCATGTactgatatatatacaacagaATACCAATTAAACACCAATTAAATAccaattatctttaattgaaaattgttcTCAATAGTTGAAACTTTCCAATAGtcgaatatatttctttaaagcaaaatgcataatttttaattaataatagcatGTTATGTATTAACAATCTATCTATTATCGGTTGATAgctgttaatattaaaattcataacatataaattattaattatatcaatattaattcttcATGTACTTACCTTTGCGACTTTATGCTCGTCTTCGTGAATAATTTGTTGTTTGCGAAGAAAAAAGTTTGTAATGTAACTGAAACAAAtttgaagatgaaaaaatgtaataataaaaaaacaaatataatattttggaaaggaaaggagagatTACTACTATCTTTCccaattaacatttttttataatactcaTGTGTTCACATACAggacaacttttatttatcttaatgtTGTAGTATAGTCACAATATAAAGCAAacgcatacattttatttattttaaaataatattatacattttaaaacaatattatgtatatatatatatatatatatatatatatatatatatatatatatatatacataatattgttttaaaatgtacacacacacacacacacacacacacacacacatatacgcaaattttcgatgaaaaattatatcattgttCCAATTCATCCATGTAATCGCTGCCTTATACTTTATACTACTATTATGCAACTGTATGAAAGATCGTCAGATATCTATTCGTTATCAATATTTACTAACTCTTGACATTGATAAATCATTGATtcgtaaatgttttttacgaGCAATCAATAAGAACGTAATATGGTGTAATATAGTCTTTAAagcaaaatacataatttttaattaataatagcatGTTATGTATTAACATCTATCTATTATCGGTTAATAgctgttaatattaaaaattcataacatataaattattaattatatcaatattaattcttcATGTACTTACCTTTGCAACTTTATGCTCGTCTTCGTGAATAATTTCTTGTTtgcgaagaaaaaaagtttgtaatgtaactgatataaattaactgaaacaaatTTGAAGATgaagaaatgtaataataataaaaaggaaatagaatattttggaaaggaaaggagagatTACTACTATCTTTCCAAATTGACATTTTTCATAAGACTCATGTGTTCACATACAGGACAacctttatttatcttaatgcTATACTATAGTCACAATATAATACTAcgaattattacaatattaataatattatcatagtCATAATAggtcataatttttaatatatatgtatatttttatatgtatatatgtgtgtatttgtgtaatatattaatatacttatttataccTTGTGTTGTTACATAATACATGATTCCTCTGTTTTACCTTATCACTTAgcgtatatagatataatgtatatgtatatgtatatatatatatatatatatatatataatgtatatgtatatatatatatatatatatatatatatatatatatgtacgcatATATGTTATCAGGatggtataaataatattgtatttcatAAAAGCACTTCTTGttgcttataatattatcattttcataTTGTTTCTCTACCTCTGTTAATGCCACTCTTTCTCAACTCGTTTcgctccctctctttctttctcacttacactttctctctttcgttttCTTGCTTACAATTAATCTCTAGTTATCATACGCATCAcattctctctcactcttctctttctctctttctttctttcactaCACTCTTCTTTCATTCTTTAGCTTTCGTTATCACTCTATTCACTCTCTTCCTCTTCAGGACGTCTTAAAACGTTTTTACCTATAAATTTTGcactccctttctctcttctttctctctctctctctctctctctctctctctctctctctctctctctctttcttttatactaTCATTCGAGTATCAGTTGACAACATTACAAGTCCCACTGTATTTCCCTTAACCGATGgctaacgtttttttttcgtacaCTTAATTTTCCTTCGTTTCTTATAGTTTTGgttttgcattttcttttttttttttttggttttcttgcaatttataaattatgaaattcgCCGCGGTTTT is part of the Anoplolepis gracilipes chromosome 2, ASM4749672v1, whole genome shotgun sequence genome and harbors:
- the LOC140676307 gene encoding uncharacterized protein isoform X2 produces the protein MEIDGSINRCTEVYIKNIMTKSAVQGRAISGLLDLHNLFRMEAHVYQKILPVLGPFGPPCIYADKETTIMDDLAEKGYVTCERRNFLDLDHTVFVLKKLAKLHSSALAVKIKDPQLFDELTESLEEVVYINDSATSSMRSCTEMCINSTVKCLKAIEPRTQELQMVTDHIVSLVDKAYDILYRMFNAPKQKYHTISHGDMWINNLLFLHDNDGKIIDLKMVDYQICRHTSALIDVHHLIYSSAQSSLIEKSYESLIKIYHTEFLKELDRLNVDEKILSELNREWLEAELQTYAFYGGLVGCFMTHPILAEEEDVVQFEKIEFNPDNLLQNSDVNLFGDNHKSLDRVKCVASHYYRRYKSGIINDDLEPISITT
- the LOC140676307 gene encoding uncharacterized protein isoform X1; this translates as MEIDGSINRCTEDKVKQLQAYLRKYENDDKLVILEAVDKPGSKPGDNYTSVIIKTKLVGTRGNGSLYIKNIMTKSAVQGRAISGLLDLHNLFRMEAHVYQKILPVLGPFGPPCIYADKETTIMDDLAEKGYVTCERRNFLDLDHTVFVLKKLAKLHSSALAVKIKDPQLFDELTESLEEVVYINDSATSSMRSCTEMCINSTVKCLKAIEPRTQELQMVTDHIVSLVDKAYDILYRMFNAPKQKYHTISHGDMWINNLLFLHDNDGKIIDLKMVDYQICRHTSALIDVHHLIYSSAQSSLIEKSYESLIKIYHTEFLKELDRLNVDEKILSELNREWLEAELQTYAFYGGLVGCFMTHPILAEEEDVVQFEKIEFNPDNLLQNSDVNLFGDNHKSLDRVKCVASHYYRRYKSGIINDDLEPISITT